The sequence TTTTAACCATAACGCAACGGAATACGAATAACTGTTAATCAAACCATCAGGCAGCTTAACACCTGATTCGCCATCAAACTTGGCTGCTTTACCGGATTGACCTTCCACAAAATCAATTGTACCACCTGTATTGTTCAATCGATTACCTGTTAACGTTCCATCTTCAACATTCCCGGTACTATCACTTAAATTATCTTCAAAGTTATAATGCGCCACCAGCCCTTTAAATGTTTCTGGCAGGACGGTTAACTCAAATGCCTTTTCCTGGCTAGCTTCCCCTTTCTTCAAATGGGCAGTTAATGTAACTGCTATAGGCGCTTCTCCAAAAGCAGGTCGCTGAATTTCGCCATCATTATTCACTACTTCCTGATTAGAGGATTCCCAAGAAATTGTGACTCCTTGTTCACCTTCTTTTGGAAGCGTGAGATCTTTCATGATATTGTCAGCATTATCAATTGTTAGATCCCCTGCTACAATATCAACAATCTCCTGATCAGAAAATTGACTCACAGCAGACTTAGCACCCCAAGCGCTTAATCCATTTCCAACGACTGTCGTGAACGTAATTGACTCCTTCTGAGCAACAGGATCCCATTGTTTCAGCACCACACCCTGATAGGAATTATTTTCTACAGTAAGTGTTATATTACTACCATCTAAATTCCATGTACCATTCACATCACCGCTAATGGAATGATCTTCATTTAATTCGATGGGAACAGACTCATCTATTACATTACCTATTTCGGATGAGTAATTAATAAATTTATAACTGCCTGCAAGTTCCTCTTCTGTCACACTCGCCAGCGATTCTTCACTGTAACGGAACGGTGCAACGACAGGCCAGCCCTGTTCATTCATAAAAATTTGATGTACTCTTATTTCATGCGTTTCCCCTCTGCTAGGAAAGCGTGTATGAAAAATCAAATATTGCTCTCCGGTTTCTTCATCTACATAGACGGAATTATGCCCAGGAGACTTATATCCAGTTGGGTTACCGGATTCTCCGAAATTCTTTTTAAATAAATGATTACCAATTAATTTCGTGCCTGTAGGTGCAATCGATTCATCGTCATAAAATGTTCCCTCTTGCCCTTTTACATCAATCATCTGATTTCCCTGGATATCTGTGTAAGGACCGTCTGGATTTTCAGAACGTGCTACGCGAACATTGTAGCCGCCGTCCGAGGCAAGCCCACCATAAGATAAATATAAGTAGTAATAGTCAGTCTGTTCGTTATAAACTATATATGGCGCTTCGATTCGACTATGATTTCCTCCAAGTAATTTCTTACCATACCCTTGACCCTCTTTAGGAAAACCTGTCTCCGGATCTAATTCAAGAATAAAAATACCACCAGAATAAGACCCATAAACCATCCATAGCTTTCCGTCCTCATCATAAAAAACATCAGGATCAACTACATTCGGTTGTTTAGTAGCATCATAAACTTCAGGATAATGTTGATCATCATAAGGAGTTCCATCAATTGTAGCTGATTCTTCTTCTGTCATGCCTGATCGTAGTATCAGACCTAAATCTTCATACGGGCCATCAACACTATCAGATACAGCTATCCCCATCGCGGACCTTGGGGAGGAACCTTCACAAGCATTATAATACATGTAATACTTGCCGTCTTTTTTTAGTTTAATAACATCAGGAGCCCATAATGTGTCCGACTGTGCCCAGGATAATGCCTCTTCTAATTCAACTGTTACATCATTAAATAACGAGTTAGCAGGTGTAACACCATCGCCTTCTATCAACTCCCAATTCATCAAATCTGGTGTTTTAGCTGCAGCAAGATGCGAGCCAAATACATAAAATTGATTATTGGCAAAAATGACAGACGGATCGTGAACAGATGCATTGGTATAACTTGGAGGTGCCTCTTCTTCAGCTGCCTGTACCGGAATCACCAGCAACACAAAAATTAATAATAACATTACTATTTTTCTCATACACTAACCTCCTCTAATATGAATAACTCATACATATATAAAGCGATTACATTTCAAATTTTATTTTATGTAATTATCTATTCATTTAAATTATCGCCTCCAATAAATTAACTATTATAATAATCTCTTTTAAAAAACAAAACTTAAATATATGTATAAGTTAACTAATTAAACTTTACTATATTTTGAAAGCTCTTACAAGAAGGAAGTGATATGAATTTCTCTAGATTTAATCCTTGCGGTATTTAGATAACAGACATCCAAAGAATCAATTAAAAAACCAAATACAACACAAAATAGCATCAAAGCGTGTTTCGTGCTATATTCGGCTGCTTCTTGCATAGTATGAATATACTGCGCAGTAAGTGACTTTGTATTGTTACATTTGGTTTGTAATAATAATTTTCCAATACTACTTATTTAAATACCAATCTAGTTACAGATATGGAATCAGCAGCAACTGGTTCCATATACTTATTTTAAAGTCGATTCATTCGTCGATATAGGTCCTTCCTAAGTAATGGCGAGAGGATGATTTCGTTATGGATTTGCCTTTTGTGTAGGACGTTTATAAAGAATGACCCAAACATATGGGCGAACCCGCTGGATTATAACACCCGTGATTAATGCATTTAGCAATGTTCCAATACCAATAGCACCATTGAAGAAGAAAGCAATAATTATTAATAGAATACTAATGATCGCCCGTGACCAACTAAAAGACCAACTTGTTTTATCTGTTAAAATAACCATCGAACGGTCCATAGGATTTGGTGCAAAATTTGATTCTAAATAAATAGCAATACCTATTCCACTAAAAAGAATACCTAGTAATACTAATAAAACTTGTTCTACTAAATAATCAGGTATTAACCATTCTCCAAATAACAAAAGCCACGTATCAATGCCAACTCCTGTAATAAGGGAGGTTAATATAGCTAAAAGTTCTGGTCTTGCTTTTAAAGCTACTGCATTAAGCAAAACTATAGCAGACCCAACAACGATTTCCCAACTACCTATGGTTAATCCAAATGTTCGATATAAACCAACAAGTAATGCATCAAATGGTGAAGTGCCTAATTGGGATTGAATTGTGAGAGTAATTCCTAGTGTTAATATGGAAATCCCAATAAAATATATCAGAAATGATTTACCGATTTTTCTCATTTATTTCCCCCGTTTTCATAATCATATAATGCTAATTTATATATTATCATCCTCAAACATTCTCCATTGAAGGTTTACATAAGCCATATGTCCAGTTATAAAGTATTCATCCCCATGTTTATGTAACTCCAAAGATAAATGAGTAGAAATAGGTTTCCCCTTTTTTGTTGTTACAACTGTTCCGAAAGCGTTCATTATTTGGAATAATCATTTTCTCTTTTAATAAAAGGATAAACATTTTTTCCTTTCTCCGTTGGAAAGAGCTTCTTAATTTTTTTTATTTTCATCTTCTTGCTTTTCAATAAAGCCATTAATTTCAAGTTTATTTATAACACGAGCTGCTGTTGTACGATCTACTTTTATCATCTCAGCCAACTTTTCTTGGATAATTGCTGGGTTTTCACATATTCGTACAATGTATAGATACTGTCCTTTTGTAAGGTCATATTTTTTAAATTCTATATTACTTATAGAATCTAATGCCCTTGCTATCATTCTAATTTCACGTAGAATTCCCTTCATAATTAACTACTCACTATGTTTTGTTGCAAATACAACAAAAATGTAATGTGCTAAACATAACTTATTTTTGTTGAATTTGCAACAAAATAACAATGATAGATTTCATTTTTAGTACATTACCAGAATGAGGTAAAAACTATTCTTACGAGAATGGTTTTTACCTCTTATTCAACATAACTGTACATTGTTTAATTATGATTCCAATCATTTAACACAAAAGGAACTGCCACGTCGACAACTCCTTATTGAATATTTGCCCTCGGTATTTTAAGTGCAGCAATTCACAAAAATATTACATAATTAGATAAATATGATAGTAATCAGTCTAAAATATTACCTAATGGACTCCTACACCCCCCCATTGGAATACCCTTTTGATTAATATTTTTTTTAATATTCACAATAGCATTTCCTTGATAAATTTGCTTCAAAATATTTTCCGTTTTTACGCTTTCTTGTTTACTTACTTTTTGTTTCATAAGAATTTTTTGAAACCATTGACTAATTTCTGTCGGTGAAACATTCCCAGCAATAGAAGAAAGACGATCATATCCATGTAATACTTTTTCTTCTAAATCCACTTCTCCACCAGCATAAAAATAAACATCATTTCTATGCATATCATTTTTTATTCGTTCAACTTTTTCTTTGTTTCCAGCATCTTTTATTCCAACCATTAAGTCTATTTTACTTAATTGAATAATACTCTTCTCTGATAAATCAAATCCAGTTCTTTTTGGATTATTATATAAAATTGTAGGTTTATTACTAAGGTCAATAATCCGCTTTGTGTAAACGAATGCTTCTTCTTGTGTCGGTATAACATACGGTGGATACCCAAGCATGATACCTGATATTCTTGTGTGACGAATCTTTTCAGCTAATTCCTCTGCTTCTTTCTGTCTAATTGAAGCTACCCCAAATATAATTTCCATATTACTAATGAGTTCTTCTTCCAATTCTAAACCGTTTATTATTTCAATTTTCTCTTGGAGGTTTAGACTATGCTGCTCTCCAGTAGTTCCAGAAACAAGAACAGATTTTACTCCTTGTTTATACAAATCTTTTATATGACTTATTGTTCCTTGAATATTTAAAGATTCATCTTCAAAAAAAGCTGTTGGCACAGCAATATGAACTTTTTCTGTCAGCATTATGTTATCCCCTTTATCCTTTTTATCTACTTAAAATAAAGCTTCGTTACTTTAAGTACAATAGTTCACAAAATAATTATATTTTAACATAAATATCCAATTAGAGGATCGTTATGTTCCTTCACAATCATACTTTATTTGCTGCGTAGTATCAGTCTAATGCGTATTGCTTTTATGCAATTAGAATGGTTTTTTTATAGCTGAACTGTTCGTTTACTTGCTATCATATTTCATATATATCAAATAATCGATACCGCTTTTCTTACTATGTTTAGGTTTTATCCGTTTAAATTCTTTGAATCCTAACTGCTGATAAAGCTGGATGGCTCTTAAGTTCACGTTGGCAACTTCCAGAATATACTGTTGGTAAGGAGAGAGTTTCTGCACATATTGTAATAGAGCAGTCGCAATACCTTTTTTTCTATACGCAGAGGCGGTGGCGACAAACTCTACAGATGCAAGTTTTGAACCTGTAAGTACAGGCTGCTTCTCAAATTCTGGTTTTAGGAATTTATATGCTATCATTCCTTTGAACAGGCCTAAATGTTTCATTATCTTCCTCTTATCTAAAGTGACAGATTGCTCAAAGCTATCCGTACAGGCTGTTATCCCTGCCATTTCACCTTCAACTAGTGCACAATAAAAAACGTTTAGATTAAACATATGTTCCAACGCTTGTGCTAATCTTTGCTTATCCTGTGTAAAAAACGTCAGTTCATGTCCAAAACCATCGACAAAAATTTCACTTATTCGCTTCCTGTACACCTCGCCCAGATCGCTAGCTCGAACAATTTCTATAGACATATTACCATCCTTCCACTATCAAACGTGCATGTTCAATAGGATTACTGCTGTGACTCCGCTTATTCCCATTCTGGACTATTGAAAAAAGGATAGGTAAAGTAGCTTCACCTATCCTTTCCTTTTGCCTATCCAATTACGAAAATGTAATGGTATCGACAGTATTTCTATCTAATTTCTTAATAACTTCCACGATCAGTTTCACAGCATTTTCAAAATCATCCTGATGCAGAATTGCCGCATGCGTATGAATATAGCGCGTTGCAATTGTAATGGACAATGCTGGTACACCGTTAGCTGTAACATGGATGGAACCGGAATCCGTTCCTCCACCAGCCATGGATGAATACTGGTAAGGGATATTATGCTGTTCCGCTGTATCTACAACAAAATCTCGTAAACCTTTATGCGATACCATGGAAGCATCATATAAAATGATTTGTGGTCCATCCCCGATCTTACTGTCTGCCTCTTTGTCAGACACACCTGGTGTATCTCCTGCGATACCTACATCAACGGCAAAACCGATATCCGGTTCTATCGCATTTGAG is a genomic window of Gracilibacillus salinarum containing:
- a CDS encoding YczE/YyaS/YitT family protein gives rise to the protein MRKIGKSFLIYFIGISILTLGITLTIQSQLGTSPFDALLVGLYRTFGLTIGSWEIVVGSAIVLLNAVALKARPELLAILTSLITGVGIDTWLLLFGEWLIPDYLVEQVLLVLLGILFSGIGIAIYLESNFAPNPMDRSMVILTDKTSWSFSWSRAIISILLIIIAFFFNGAIGIGTLLNALITGVIIQRVRPYVWVILYKRPTQKANP
- a CDS encoding family 43 glycosylhydrolase — translated: MRKIVMLLLIFVLLVIPVQAAEEEAPPSYTNASVHDPSVIFANNQFYVFGSHLAAAKTPDLMNWELIEGDGVTPANSLFNDVTVELEEALSWAQSDTLWAPDVIKLKKDGKYYMYYNACEGSSPRSAMGIAVSDSVDGPYEDLGLILRSGMTEEESATIDGTPYDDQHYPEVYDATKQPNVVDPDVFYDEDGKLWMVYGSYSGGIFILELDPETGFPKEGQGYGKKLLGGNHSRIEAPYIVYNEQTDYYYLYLSYGGLASDGGYNVRVARSENPDGPYTDIQGNQMIDVKGQEGTFYDDESIAPTGTKLIGNHLFKKNFGESGNPTGYKSPGHNSVYVDEETGEQYLIFHTRFPSRGETHEIRVHQIFMNEQGWPVVAPFRYSEESLASVTEEELAGSYKFINYSSEIGNVIDESVPIELNEDHSISGDVNGTWNLDGSNITLTVENNSYQGVVLKQWDPVAQKESITFTTVVGNGLSAWGAKSAVSQFSDQEIVDIVAGDLTIDNADNIMKDLTLPKEGEQGVTISWESSNQEVVNNDGEIQRPAFGEAPIAVTLTAHLKKGEASQEKAFELTVLPETFKGLVAHYNFEDNLSDSTGNVEDGTLTGNRLNNTGGTIDFVEGQSGKAAKFDGESGVKLPDGLINSYSYSVALWLKPSDLSGYTTSFFGASANNSWVSLLPNGFGDETLLWSGEEWFDGSTGMQIPLDEWSHVVFTVDQGALTIYINGEKVSEMPKFPDVFTKLDAEFGLGVNYWDTPFQGLMDEVYIYNNQVLSQDQVTNYLAEGTFELSTSNNGDDETEEEGTDEGTTEEENEEETVTEDTSQDEEEGQDSNKNNSTEEEAATPTDDEKEHSLPDTATGMYSWMLAGIGLLCIGATAYLVTRRKRNES
- a CDS encoding dihydrodipicolinate synthase family protein; the encoded protein is MLTEKVHIAVPTAFFEDESLNIQGTISHIKDLYKQGVKSVLVSGTTGEQHSLNLQEKIEIINGLELEEELISNMEIIFGVASIRQKEAEELAEKIRHTRISGIMLGYPPYVIPTQEEAFVYTKRIIDLSNKPTILYNNPKRTGFDLSEKSIIQLSKIDLMVGIKDAGNKEKVERIKNDMHRNDVYFYAGGEVDLEEKVLHGYDRLSSIAGNVSPTEISQWFQKILMKQKVSKQESVKTENILKQIYQGNAIVNIKKNINQKGIPMGGCRSPLGNILD
- a CDS encoding GNAT family N-acetyltransferase — encoded protein: MSIEIVRASDLGEVYRKRISEIFVDGFGHELTFFTQDKQRLAQALEHMFNLNVFYCALVEGEMAGITACTDSFEQSVTLDKRKIMKHLGLFKGMIAYKFLKPEFEKQPVLTGSKLASVEFVATASAYRKKGIATALLQYVQKLSPYQQYILEVANVNLRAIQLYQQLGFKEFKRIKPKHSKKSGIDYLIYMKYDSK